The Nicotiana tabacum cultivar K326 chromosome 14, ASM71507v2, whole genome shotgun sequence genome contains a region encoding:
- the LOC142169015 gene encoding uncharacterized protein LOC142169015 has translation MVRGIPYTKKLFIRGDFNGHIGATSGGYDDVNDGFGFGDRNRGGTSLLDFARAFDLVMANSSFPKKREHLVTFRSSVAETQIDYLLCRKSDKGLCTDCKVIPSKNLSTLHRLLVMDLEFTRKRRKRAIYSQHKIKWGALKEAKVQELGVNLVTMGAWRCIGDASAMCTTTAQCIREAAIEVLRVSKGYSGGHKGDWWWNAEVQGKVETKKAAYLKLVESVDEEEKRGNREIISCLRKRQS, from the coding sequence ATGGTCCGTGGTATCCCATATACCAAGAAGCTTTTCAtaagaggagatttcaatggccaCATTGGAGCGACGTCTGGGGGGTATGATGATGTGAATGATGGATTTGGTTTTGGAGATAGAAACAGAGGAGGAACGTCTCTGCTGGACTTTGCTAGAGCATTTGATTTGGTGATGGCAAACTCGAGTTTCCCGAAGAAGAGGGAGCACTTGGTCACCTTCCGGAGTTCGGTGGCcgagactcagattgattatttaCTTTGCAGGAAGTCCGATAAAGGTCTTTGTACGGATTGTAAGGTCATCCCGAGTAAGAACCTCTCGACCCTTCATAGGCTCCTGGTCATGGACCTTGAGTTCacgaggaagaggaggaagagggcGATATATAGCCAACACAAGATAAAGTGGGGAGCCTTGAAGGAAGCTAAAGTGCAGGAGTTGGGGGTCAATCTGGTAACTATGGGGGCTTGGAGGTGTATTGGGGACGCAAGTGCGATGTGCACCACGACTGCGCAGTGCATTAGGGAAGCCGCGATAGAGGTATTAAGGGTCTCAAAGGGTTACTCTGGTGGTCACaagggagactggtggtggaatgcagagGTGCAAGGAAAAGTGGAAACCAAGAAAGCAGCATATCTGAAGCTAGTGGAAAGTGTAGATGAGGAGGAGAAGAGGGGGAATCGGGAGATTATAAGTTGTctaagaaagaggcaaagctAG